A genomic segment from Coccinella septempunctata chromosome 3, icCocSept1.1, whole genome shotgun sequence encodes:
- the LOC123309984 gene encoding facilitated trehalose transporter Tret1-like, with the protein MFFQSYIDSFKGTGPQLICMLFGTLNALSDGMHFGWSAPTIPMLLEEDSPIKITHNDVVWLEALYMIFGLVALPVTVYLADKIGRQKSVLVASTTSLIGWTLIATATRVEYLYVARSLVGAAADVAFVCSPMYVAEIAHKKIRGFLAGTIYVMEIGGVLLVYSIAPFVSIRIPPIVGACIVTTQLIVFPFLPESPYYHIYKGNEEAARKSLKFLRGTDDIEVEFKSITAAIERQKTEKGRLQDLILVKSNRRATWVMTILNAGQHMIGFTAILMNLHTILNSADVSLISSDYVAILYSGVMFIASIFSTLTVDKFGRKVLVNVSCVFSGLCLLAIAVFFHLKASGVDVAAVSWIPIVFIMLYAAFFKFGIGIVPIVMTAEIFSAKVKALGMTVADGMYVLFSTISIYAYQWLNDNYGMHFAFYMFASFSILTFLLNIVFIPETKGKTLEEIQMMLKK; encoded by the exons atgttcttccaaAGTTATATCGATTCATTCAAAGGAACAGGTCCCCAACTGATATGTATGCTTTTTG gTACACTCAATGCTCTCTCTGATGGCATGCATTTTGGATGGTCAGCACCTACAATTCCAATGTTATTGGAGGAAGATAGTCCAATTAAAATCACACACAACGATGTGGTCTGGCTGGAAGCATTGTACATGATTTTTGGACTAGTAGCACTTCCAGTAACGGTGTATCTTGCAGATAAGATAGGCAGGCAAAAATCCGTACTTGTAGCTTCTACCACAAGTCTGATAGGATGGACACTGATAG CTACGGCAACCAGGGTGGAATACCTCTACGTAGCGAGAAGCTTAGTGGGAGCAGCCGCTGATGTTGCTTTCGTATGTTCACCCATGTATGTTGCAGAAATAGCTCACAAGAAGATCAGAGGGTTTTTGGCTGGAACCATATACGTCATGGAAATTGGAGGAGTTCTTCTAGTGTATAGTATCGCACCTTTCGTATCCATTCGAATTCCACCGATAGTCGGAGCGTGTATCGTCACAACACAGCTGATAGTTTTTCCATTTTTGCCAGAATCGCCGTACTATCACATTTACAAGGGAAACGAGGAAGCAGCAAGAAAATCTTTGAAATTTCTCCGCGGAACTGACGATATAGAGGTTGAATTCAAATCGATAACTGCTGCGATAGAACGACAAAAGACTGAGAAAGGAAGACTGCAAGATTTAATTTTGGTGAAAAGTAATAGGAGAGCGACCTGGGTTATGACCATACTAAACGCTGGGCAGCATATGATTGGATTTACAGCTATACTGATGAATTTACACACGATTCTCAACTCTGCTGATGTCTCGCTGATATCTTCAGATTATGTTGCAATTCTCTATTCCGGAGTTATGTTCATTGCGTCAATATTCTCGACTTTAACTGTTGATAAATTTGGACGAAAAGTTTTGGTCAATGTGTCATGCGTTTTCTCTGGATTGTGTCTGTTAGCTATTGCTGTATTCTTCCATTTGAAAGCATCTGGGGTAGATGTGGCTGCAGTGAGCTGGATACCAATAGTATTCATCATGTTATACGcagcttttttcaaatttggaatCGGTATAGTACCAATAGTTATGACAGCTGAGATATTCTCTGCAAAAGTCAAAGCTTTAGGTATGACTGTGGCTGATGGAATGTATGTCCTTTTTTCCACGATATCAATATATGCATATCAGTGGCTAAATGACAATTACGGAATGCATTTCGCATTTTACATGTTCGCTTCATTTTCCATTCTAACGTTTTTGTTGAACATAGTATTTATTCCCGAGACCAAAGGAAAGACCCTGGAAGAAATCCAAATGAtgctgaaaaaataa
- the LOC123309094 gene encoding facilitated trehalose transporter Tret1-like yields MTRESYSELFRGTSPQLIAMLFGTLNALSDGMHFGWSAPTVPKLLRGEDDIKITQSDVVWLEVLYMLFGLVGLPITIYLADKIGRQKSVLVASATSLIGWTLIGFGDKIVYLFIARSLVGAAADVAFVCSPMYVAEIAHQKIRGFLAGTIYVMELGGILLVYCIAPFVSRRIPPMVGACIVITQLIVFPFLPESPYYHLYKGNEAKAKKSLRRLRGTDDVEDELTEISAAIRRQKSERGRPQDLILVRSNRRALIIMTILNGAQHLVGYTAILMNLHTILDEAGASYIDSNFAAIVFAGVMFFASIISILSVDKFGRKILMNVSSIFSSICLFVIAIFYNLKYNEVDVQAVTWIPLVFIMIYAGFFKFGIGTVPIVMTAELFPARVKALGMTVSDGIYVLFASVSIYMYQYLYENFGLHTAFYTFSVFCVFTFFASLYYVPETKGKTLEEIQVMLKD; encoded by the exons GTACACTCAATGCCCTGTCTGACGGAATGCATTTTGGATGGTCAGCACCAACGGTACCGAAACTGCTGAGGGGAGAAGATGATATCAAAATAACGCAATCGGACGTGGTGTGGCTGGAAGTACTCTATATGCTTTTCGGCCTTGTTGGTCTTCCAATAACCATCTATCTTGCAGATAAAATTGGAAGGCAGAAGTCTGTTTTAGTAGCATCGGCCACAAGCCTCATAGGATGGACTCTCATAG GATTTGGAGATAAAATTGTTTATCTTTTCATCGCACGAAGTTTGGTCGGAGCAGCAGCAGATGTAGCCTTCGTCTGTTCCCCAATGTACGTGGCTGAGATAGCTCATCAAAAGATTCGAGGTTTCTTGGCTGGAACCATATACGTAATGGAATTAGGCGGCATACTGTTGGTGTATTGTATAGCACCGTTTGTATCTAGAAGAATTCCCCCTATGGTGGGAGCGTGTATAGTCATAACCCAACTTATTGTGTTCCCATTCCTTCCCGAATCGCCATACTACCATTTGTACAAAGGCAACGAAGCAAAAGCGAAAAAATCCCTTCGAAGATTACGAGGAACAGACGATGTCGAAGACGAACTAACAGAAATCAGTGCTGCCATTAGACGACAGAAGTCCGAGAGAGGACGCCCCCAAGATCTGATTCTGGTTAGAAGCAACAGAAGGGCTCtgataataatgacaatattgaATGGTGCACAACATCTAGTCGGTTACACTGCCATTCTGATGAATCTCCATACGATCCTGGACGAAGCTGGAGCCAGTTACATCGATTCGAATTTCGCAGCTATAGTTTTCGCTGGAGTTATGTTCTTTGCCTCCATAATATCGATTCTGTCAGTTGATAAGTTCGGAAGAAAGATTCTCATGAACGTCTCTAGTATTTTCTCGTCTATTTGCCTCTTTGTTATAGCAATTTTCTATAATCTCAAGTACAATGAAGTTGACGTCCAAGCTGTGACTTGGATTCCTTTAGTTTTCATCATGATCTATGCAGGGTTTTTCAAATTCGGGATCGGTACAGTTCCTATCGTGATGACTGCCGAGCTGTTTCCGGCAAGAGTGAAAGCGCTCGGTATGACGGTGTCAGATGGCATTTACGTACTTTTTGCCAGCGTTTCGATTTATATGTATCAGTATCTCTATGAAAATTTCGGTCTTCATACAGCGTTCTACACATTTTCCGTGTTTTGTGTATTCACATTTTTCGCAAGTCTATATTACGTACCGGAAACTAAGGGCAAAACTCTGGAAGAGATACAGGTTATGTTGAAAGACTGA